In one Rhodococcus sp. B50 genomic region, the following are encoded:
- a CDS encoding MCE family protein encodes MMLTRFVRIQLTIFAILTVVGLVVMSLMYVRLPSLFGVGRYEVVVELQSTGGLYPHSNVTYRGNTVGTVRSVSLSPTGVEALLSIDSDAKIPADVDAAVRSVSAVGEQYVDLVPRADGADGERLADGDVIPADRTIVPQEVGALLDQADVLLASISDTRLQTVVDEAFDAFNGSGPELQELIDSTRLFVQEASANSAETRQLIDQIGPLLDTQVVTSDAIRSWTRDMVTFTDRLRESDPDLRALLDTGPGAAAEAEALLQDLKPTLPLLLSNLVSVGEVGVVYNAGIEQILVLYPPMTTALITAAGDGPPEDGAVVDFHLQLHDPPPCLAGFVPPEQWRSPADTSMVDTPGDVFCQLPQDYPNAVRGARNLPCMEYPGRRAPTPDTCRTGYSPTYSDNPWTGPPTPVASENVAPTPASYGGGDDTPPAGVAARRIDPQTGTYIGPDGTVYTHADLGGDRSLESYMKAQQG; translated from the coding sequence ATGATGCTCACGCGGTTCGTCCGCATCCAGCTCACGATCTTCGCGATCCTCACGGTCGTCGGACTCGTCGTGATGTCGCTGATGTACGTGCGGCTGCCGTCGCTGTTCGGGGTCGGGCGGTACGAGGTCGTCGTCGAACTCCAGTCGACCGGTGGTCTGTATCCGCATTCGAACGTCACCTACCGCGGCAACACCGTCGGTACCGTCCGCAGCGTCAGCCTGTCGCCGACGGGGGTCGAGGCGTTGCTGTCCATCGACAGCGACGCGAAGATCCCGGCCGATGTGGATGCGGCGGTGCGCAGTGTGTCGGCCGTCGGCGAGCAGTACGTCGACCTCGTGCCCCGGGCCGACGGCGCCGACGGTGAGCGTCTCGCCGACGGCGACGTGATCCCGGCCGACCGCACGATCGTGCCGCAGGAAGTCGGTGCCCTGCTCGACCAAGCCGACGTGCTGCTCGCCTCGATCAGCGACACGCGGCTGCAGACCGTGGTCGACGAGGCGTTCGACGCTTTCAACGGGTCCGGCCCCGAACTGCAGGAACTGATCGACTCCACGCGCCTGTTCGTGCAGGAAGCCTCCGCGAACAGCGCCGAGACACGTCAGTTGATCGATCAGATCGGTCCGTTGCTCGACACGCAGGTGGTCACGAGCGACGCGATCCGGTCGTGGACACGCGACATGGTGACCTTCACCGATCGCCTCCGCGAGAGCGACCCCGACCTGCGGGCCCTCCTCGACACCGGCCCGGGCGCCGCCGCGGAAGCCGAGGCGCTGTTGCAGGATCTGAAACCGACCCTGCCTCTGCTGCTCTCGAATCTGGTGAGTGTCGGCGAGGTGGGTGTCGTCTACAACGCGGGTATCGAACAGATCCTGGTGCTGTATCCGCCGATGACGACGGCCCTGATCACCGCCGCCGGCGACGGCCCGCCCGAGGACGGTGCCGTGGTGGACTTCCATCTGCAGCTGCACGATCCGCCGCCGTGCCTGGCCGGTTTCGTGCCGCCGGAACAGTGGCGCAGCCCCGCCGACACATCCATGGTCGATACTCCCGGAGACGTGTTCTGCCAACTGCCGCAGGACTATCCGAACGCGGTACGCGGTGCGCGGAACTTGCCGTGCATGGAGTACCCGGGCCGTCGCGCACCGACGCCCGACACGTGCCGCACCGGATACAGCCCCACCTACTCGGACAATCCGTGGACCGGGCCGCCTACGCCGGTGGCCTCGGAGAACGTCGCACCCACACCCGCCTCGTACGGTGGGGGAGACGACACGCCTCCCGCAGGGGTTGCCGCGCGACGGATCGATCCGCAGACCGGGACGTACATTGGTCCCGACGGCACCGTGTACACACACGCCGACCTCGGTGGAGATCGGAGCTTGGAGAGTTACATGAAGGCGCAGCAGGGCTGA